A single genomic interval of Juglans regia cultivar Chandler chromosome 1, Walnut 2.0, whole genome shotgun sequence harbors:
- the LOC108998517 gene encoding VQ motif-containing protein 22-like, which yields MSGPSDWLQFYHQNLPNQVTSPGHPVSGALLDNRVSDATVVSTTVTSPTTLSSLGSGSSIPDTGGHLSPEGRVSKPIRRRSRASRRTPTTLLNTDTTNFRAMVQQFTGGPTAPFASGAHAGAPNFGFGLGTHQAGHVNNPTAMMMPPGRGYHLQPQPQLYHPQSQQYLFSLGSNNAQAGDPFLQRLGSSRPRSIGVSDGFVMEGVSSSSQVPSARPPGSSDENRTNSYMF from the coding sequence ATGTCTGGCCCCAGTGACTGGCTCCAATTCTATCATCAAAACCTTCCTAATCAAGTGACATCTCCGGGCCACCCCGTGTCTGGTGCTCTGCTCGATAATCGAGTTTCTGATGCCACTGTTGTCTCCACCACCGTCACTTCTCCTACAACGCTGAGTTCACTCGGCTCCGGGAGTTCTATCCCAGATACCGGTGGCCACTTGAGCCCCGAGGGCCGTGTCTCGAAGCCCATACGCAGGCGGTCTAGGGCTTCTCGACGAACCCCTACTACGTTACTCAACACAGACACTACGAATTTTCGAGCCATGGTGCAACAATTCACCGGCGGTCCTACTGCGCCCTTTGCCTCGGGAGCCCACGCGGGTGCACCGAACTTTGGTTTTGGGTTAGGAACGCATCAAGCCGGCCATGTCAATAATCCTACTGCAATGATGATGCCTCCAGGTCGTGGATATCATCTACAGCCTCAACCACAGCTCTACCATCCGCAAAGCCAGCAATACTTGTTTTCATTAGGCAGCAATAACGCACAAGCCGGTGATCCTTTTCTTCAAAGGCTGGGCAGCTCAAGACCCAGAAGCATCGGGGTCTCCGATGGCTTTGTGATGGAGGGTGTTTCATCTTCCTCCCAGGTTCCTTCTGCTAGGCCCCCGGGTTCCTCCGATGAGAATAGGACCAACAGTTACATGTTTTGA